A window of Chloroflexota bacterium contains these coding sequences:
- a CDS encoding aconitase X catalytic domain-containing protein, with translation MRDVRLNPEEQAMLSGAEGPAVQRALEIVLALGKIYGAEGLVPIESAQISGVSYKNLGDAGLEFLRQWAAEGARVHVPATLNPAGMDLSDWETLGFSKDFAEKQIAVIETFSTMGVRCTCTCTPYLVGNVPKPGAHVAWSESSAVCFANSVLGARTNREGGPSALAAAITGRTARYGYHLERNRQADYVIEVDCAVESEADFGALGYLVGRLVGAGVPYFRDLNVPDVSDLAGDPVRAIDALVAGEESGLDRLMALGAAMAASGAVALYHVEGVTPEAQPEIIRSDARVVRVSSLSEGYAALNGPLDQIDFVHIGCPHATLATLHRIADSLTGQRVRATLWITTARETKEEAQQRGYVATIENAGGKVVADTCPIVAPVAELGFQSLATNSAKTAFYAPSQLGLNVRFGPLERCIAAALTGQWRGTGRRP, from the coding sequence GGGCCCGCAGTTCAGCGGGCACTGGAAATCGTGCTGGCCCTGGGGAAAATATACGGCGCGGAAGGCTTGGTGCCCATCGAGAGTGCCCAGATCTCTGGGGTGAGTTATAAGAACCTGGGAGATGCTGGGTTGGAATTCTTGCGCCAGTGGGCTGCGGAGGGGGCAAGAGTTCATGTCCCCGCTACGCTAAACCCAGCGGGTATGGACCTGAGCGATTGGGAAACGTTGGGTTTCTCCAAAGATTTTGCTGAAAAGCAGATCGCCGTTATCGAAACTTTTTCGACTATGGGTGTGCGATGTACTTGTACCTGTACGCCCTATCTGGTTGGGAATGTGCCCAAACCAGGCGCGCATGTGGCTTGGAGCGAGTCTTCCGCGGTCTGTTTTGCCAACAGCGTTTTGGGTGCCCGTACCAACCGTGAAGGTGGTCCGAGCGCATTGGCAGCAGCCATTACTGGTCGGACAGCACGCTATGGTTATCATCTCGAGAGGAATCGCCAGGCGGATTACGTCATCGAAGTTGACTGCGCCGTGGAATCCGAAGCGGATTTCGGTGCGCTGGGTTATTTGGTGGGTCGGCTGGTGGGCGCAGGGGTGCCATATTTCCGGGACTTAAACGTGCCCGATGTGAGCGATTTGGCAGGCGACCCAGTCCGGGCGATTGATGCGCTTGTGGCCGGAGAAGAAAGCGGGTTGGATAGGCTGATGGCGTTAGGTGCAGCAATGGCTGCGAGCGGGGCCGTGGCTCTCTACCACGTGGAAGGTGTCACCCCGGAAGCACAGCCGGAAATCATCCGCTCTGACGCCCGAGTTGTCCGGGTGAGTAGTTTGTCTGAGGGCTACGCGGCGTTGAATGGGCCCCTGGACCAGATTGATTTCGTGCACATAGGCTGTCCACATGCCACACTTGCTACTCTCCATCGCATCGCAGACTCGTTGACTGGTCAACGCGTACGGGCAACTCTGTGGATAACAACTGCCCGCGAGACGAAAGAGGAAGCCCAGCAGCGTGGCTATGTTGCCACTATCGAGAACGCAGGAGGGAAAGTGGTCGCAGACACTTGCCCTATCGTTGCACCAGTGGCCGAATTGGGGTTCCAAAGTCTAGCCACGAACTCAGCGAAAACTGCGTTTTACGCGCCGAGCCAGCTGGGTTTAAACGTGCGTTTCGGGCCGCTCGAGAGGTGCATCGCCGCAGCGCTGACTGGCCAATGGAGAGGGACCGGTCGAAGGCCGTGA